In a genomic window of Candidatus Polarisedimenticolaceae bacterium:
- a CDS encoding UbiA-like polyprenyltransferase, which yields MTVGRTIVTWGRLVKFSHSVFALPFALSGATLAASRHGITPGKVLWIVVAMIGARNAAMGFNRLVDQAIDARNPRTATRELPAGALSRVSVWMATLALTGIFLLACFMLNPLCLAISPVAIVVIFGYSFTKRFTWGSHLVLGLALAIAPVGGWVAVAGTFDPIAWLLAAAVLFWVAGFDTVYACQDVEFDRASGLHSIPARFGLAGALNLARLFHAAALGLLAAVGVVAGLHPLYWPGMAAIAGLVVWQHRLLHPEDLSRLGMAFFNANGTISVVYFAVVLVCVWLA from the coding sequence GTGACCGTCGGCCGGACCATCGTCACGTGGGGGCGGCTCGTCAAGTTCTCCCACAGCGTCTTCGCGCTTCCCTTCGCGCTGTCCGGGGCGACCCTCGCGGCCTCGCGGCACGGGATCACCCCGGGGAAGGTCCTCTGGATCGTCGTCGCGATGATCGGCGCGCGCAACGCGGCGATGGGGTTCAACCGCCTCGTCGATCAGGCGATCGACGCGCGCAATCCGCGGACCGCGACGCGCGAGCTCCCCGCCGGGGCGTTGTCGCGGGTCTCGGTGTGGATGGCGACGCTCGCGCTGACGGGGATCTTCCTGCTGGCCTGCTTCATGCTGAACCCGCTCTGCCTCGCGATCTCCCCCGTCGCGATCGTCGTGATCTTCGGGTATTCGTTCACCAAGCGATTCACCTGGGGAAGCCATCTCGTCCTGGGGCTCGCGCTCGCCATCGCGCCGGTCGGGGGGTGGGTCGCGGTCGCCGGGACGTTCGACCCCATCGCGTGGCTGCTCGCGGCGGCGGTGCTGTTCTGGGTGGCGGGGTTCGACACCGTCTACGCCTGCCAGGACGTGGAGTTCGACCGGGCCTCCGGTCTCCACTCGATCCCGGCGAGGTTCGGCCTCGCCGGGGCGCTCAACCTCGCACGCCTGTTCCACGCGGCGGCGCTCGGGCTGCTCGCGGCGGTCGGTGTCGTCGCGGGGCTGCACCCCCTCTACTGGCCGGGCATGGCTGCGATCGCGGGGCTCGTCGTCTGGCAGCACCGGCTGCTCCACCCCGAGGATCTCTCCCGACTCGGCATGGCTTTTTTCAACGCGAACGGCACGATCAGCGTGGTCTACTTCGCGGTCGTGCTCGTCTGCGTCTGGCTGGCGTGA
- a CDS encoding UbiX family flavin prenyltransferase: protein MAKRLIVAVTGASGAIYAARLVKAALEAGVKLELVASDFGNRLLIEELGLNLKQESFEAWIDRTWGAGKRTGTLTLHPDRDLGASIASGSQRWDGMVVIPCSMKTLSGIARGASSNLVERAADVTLKERRPLILVPRETPLNLVHLENLRAAALAGAAIVPAMPAFYQKPATLEDLADFIVGRVFSLLSIDHRLFPAWEG, encoded by the coding sequence ATGGCGAAACGCCTGATCGTGGCGGTGACCGGGGCGAGCGGCGCGATCTACGCCGCGCGACTGGTCAAAGCGGCGCTCGAGGCCGGCGTGAAGCTCGAGCTGGTGGCGAGCGACTTCGGGAACCGGCTGCTGATCGAAGAGCTCGGCCTCAACCTCAAGCAGGAGTCGTTCGAGGCGTGGATCGACCGCACCTGGGGGGCCGGGAAACGCACCGGCACACTCACCCTCCATCCCGATCGCGACCTGGGCGCGTCGATCGCGTCCGGCTCGCAGCGTTGGGACGGGATGGTCGTGATTCCCTGCTCGATGAAGACGCTCTCGGGGATCGCGCGCGGCGCCTCGTCGAACCTCGTCGAGCGGGCCGCCGACGTGACGCTCAAGGAGCGGCGCCCGCTGATCCTCGTCCCCAGGGAGACTCCGCTCAACCTGGTCCACCTCGAGAACCTGCGCGCCGCGGCGCTCGCCGGGGCGGCGATCGTCCCGGCGATGCCCGCCTTCTACCAGAAGCCCGCGACGCTCGAAGACCTCGCCGACTTCATCGTGGGGCGGGTCTTCTCGCTCCTCTCGATCGACCACCGTCTGTTCCCCGCCTGGGAGGGCTGA
- a CDS encoding amidohydrolase family protein, with protein MLVYTARHLLPVGSPPVVDGAVAVADGRVVAVGRRKDVVKSVKAAEVRDLGEAIVMPGLVNAHTHLELSWMHEVGLPDGDYVGWIRAVVARRGDADEARIRAAAKAAIEGMTSRGTVAVGDVQNTTLVPALLAASTLRGVMFHELLGWRAADAERILERAAVALDAIESDRAVKEARGRLLLALTPHAAHSTSAPLLKALGGRAAATSEPIAIHVAESEDEVRLLRDGTGPFADFLRERGVWDDAWKAPGLTPVDHLDRLGLLTPRTLAVHGVHLTHTDMARLQARGTTVVTCPRSNRTLGVGVAPVPKLLGSGIPVAIGTDSLASSPDLDLFAEIQALREEHPTLAPAAALRMATLNGARALGISADLGTIEKGRLASLVVVPLEDPAWDPIEVVTWNPAAAFALDAAPWEARAA; from the coding sequence GGACGTCGTCAAATCGGTGAAGGCCGCGGAGGTCCGCGACCTCGGCGAGGCGATCGTGATGCCCGGGCTCGTCAATGCGCACACGCACCTCGAGCTCTCGTGGATGCACGAGGTCGGGCTTCCGGACGGGGACTACGTCGGGTGGATCCGCGCGGTGGTCGCGCGGCGGGGTGATGCCGACGAGGCCCGCATCCGCGCGGCCGCCAAGGCCGCGATCGAGGGGATGACGTCGCGCGGGACGGTCGCCGTCGGGGACGTCCAGAACACCACGCTCGTTCCCGCCCTGCTCGCCGCGTCGACGCTTCGCGGGGTGATGTTCCACGAGTTGCTCGGATGGCGGGCGGCGGACGCGGAGAGGATCCTCGAGCGGGCCGCCGTCGCGCTCGACGCCATCGAATCGGACCGGGCGGTGAAGGAGGCACGTGGTCGCCTCCTCCTCGCGTTGACGCCGCACGCCGCGCACTCGACCTCCGCGCCTCTCCTCAAGGCGCTGGGCGGACGCGCGGCGGCGACCTCCGAGCCGATCGCGATCCACGTCGCCGAGAGCGAGGACGAGGTGCGCCTCCTGCGGGACGGCACGGGGCCTTTCGCCGACTTCCTGCGCGAACGCGGCGTCTGGGACGACGCCTGGAAGGCCCCGGGGCTCACGCCGGTCGACCATCTCGACCGCCTGGGCCTGCTGACGCCGCGGACGCTCGCCGTGCACGGCGTCCATCTCACGCACACCGACATGGCGCGGCTGCAGGCGCGCGGCACGACGGTCGTGACCTGTCCGCGGAGCAACCGCACCCTCGGCGTCGGCGTCGCCCCCGTGCCGAAATTGCTCGGGTCGGGGATCCCGGTCGCGATCGGCACCGACTCGCTCGCGTCGTCCCCCGACCTCGATCTGTTCGCCGAGATCCAGGCGCTGCGCGAGGAGCATCCGACGCTCGCCCCGGCGGCGGCGCTGCGCATGGCGACGCTCAACGGCGCGCGCGCGCTCGGAATCTCCGCCGACCTCGGCACGATCGAGAAGGGGCGCCTCGCCAGCCTCGTCGTCGTTCCCCTCGAGGACCCCGCGTGGGATCCGATCGAGGTCGTGACGTGGAATCCCGCGGCGGCGTTCGCCCTCGACGCCGCCCCCTGGGAGGCGCGGGCCGCGTGA
- a CDS encoding TIGR00730 family Rossman fold protein: MNGIDAFTKAYEDIPLLNRDELRPVRLQLEFLKAELLQQEARIESTIVVFGSARTAPGSAMYEDARAFARLVSEACQSDGKREYVIVTGGGPGIMEAANRGATEAGAKSVALNIELPHEQRPNPWVTPELSFQFRYFALRKMHFMLRAKALVAFPGGFGTLDELFETLTLVQTRKVAPVPVILYGSAFWRRLIDWNHLVEQKFIVEDDLLLFEYADDPRSAWDKIAGFYRSK; encoded by the coding sequence ATGAACGGCATCGACGCGTTCACGAAGGCGTACGAGGACATCCCGCTCCTGAATCGGGACGAGCTCCGCCCGGTGCGCCTGCAGCTGGAGTTCCTCAAGGCGGAGCTGCTCCAGCAGGAGGCCCGCATCGAGTCGACGATCGTCGTCTTCGGCAGCGCCCGCACCGCGCCCGGCTCGGCGATGTACGAGGACGCCCGCGCGTTCGCACGTCTGGTCTCCGAGGCATGCCAGTCCGACGGAAAGCGGGAGTACGTGATCGTCACCGGGGGAGGACCGGGGATCATGGAAGCCGCCAACCGCGGCGCGACCGAGGCCGGGGCGAAGAGCGTCGCGCTCAACATCGAACTGCCGCACGAGCAGCGGCCGAACCCCTGGGTCACGCCCGAGCTGAGCTTCCAGTTCCGGTATTTCGCGCTGCGCAAGATGCACTTCATGCTCCGGGCGAAGGCGCTCGTGGCGTTTCCGGGAGGGTTCGGCACGCTCGATGAGCTGTTCGAAACGCTGACGCTCGTGCAGACCCGCAAGGTCGCGCCGGTCCCCGTGATCCTCTACGGCAGTGCGTTCTGGCGCCGGCTGATCGACTGGAACCACCTCGTCGAGCAGAAGTTCATCGTCGAGGACGATCTGCTCCTGTTCGAATACGCCGACGACCCTCGATCGGCCTGGGACAAGATCGCCGGCTTCTACCGGAGCAAATAG